In Heterodontus francisci isolate sHetFra1 unplaced genomic scaffold, sHetFra1.hap1 HAP1_SCAFFOLD_121, whole genome shotgun sequence, one genomic interval encodes:
- the LOC137359698 gene encoding histone H3-like produces the protein MARTKQTARKSTGGKAPRKQLATKAARKSAPATAGVKKTHRYRPGTVALREIRRYQKSTELLIRKLPFQRLVREIAQDFKTDLRFQSSAVMALQEASEAYLVGLFEDTNLCAIHAKRVTIMPKDIQLARRIRGERA, from the coding sequence ATGGCCCGGACAAAGCAGACAGCGCGTAAATCGACCGGAGGCAAAGCTCCTCGCaaacagctggctaccaaagcggcccggaagagcgctccagccacggctGGAGTAAAGAAGACTCATCgctacagacccggcactgtggctctgagggagatccgccgctaccagaaatccactgagctcctcatccgcaaactgcccttccagcgcctggtcagaGAGATCgctcaggacttcaagacagacctgcgcttccagagctcggccgtcatggccctgcaggaggccagcgaggcttacctggtggggctctttgaggacaccaacctgtgcgccatccacgccaagcgagtcaccatcatgcccaaagacatccagctggcccgccgcatccgcggggaacgcgccTAA